The Gillisia sp. Hel_I_86 genome has a segment encoding these proteins:
- a CDS encoding phosphoadenosine phosphosulfate reductase family protein, whose translation MKKYSEEEILALNTRFKGETPSEIISWAIQDADRPVVTTNFRPYEAAILQASVAVVPGIRIVWCDTGYNTPQTYRHAEDLISQLDLNVKLYTPLQTAAHREVLFGGIPQVEDERHQEFTRQVKLEPFMRAMGELKPDVWFTNLRKGQTAFRDSIDILSYSKNGILKVSPFYHWSDEELDTYLIEHQLPNEFKYFDPTKVLSNRECGLHS comes from the coding sequence ATGAAAAAATATTCAGAAGAAGAAATACTTGCCCTTAATACAAGGTTCAAAGGTGAAACACCTTCAGAGATAATAAGCTGGGCAATTCAAGATGCAGACAGACCGGTGGTAACCACCAACTTCAGACCTTACGAAGCGGCTATTCTACAGGCTAGTGTAGCTGTAGTTCCAGGGATCAGGATCGTTTGGTGCGATACCGGATATAACACTCCGCAAACTTATAGACATGCAGAAGACTTAATATCTCAGCTTGATTTAAACGTTAAATTATATACTCCGTTGCAAACTGCCGCACATCGCGAGGTCCTCTTTGGAGGAATTCCACAGGTGGAAGATGAGAGACACCAGGAATTTACAAGACAAGTAAAATTAGAACCCTTTATGAGGGCAATGGGTGAGTTAAAACCGGATGTTTGGTTTACCAATCTAAGAAAGGGGCAGACGGCTTTTAGGGACAGTATCGATATTTTGAGTTATAGCAAAAATGGCATTTTAAAGGTAAGCCCATTTTATCATTGGAGCGATGAGGAATTGGATACCTATCTAATAGAACATCAATTACCTAACGAGTTTAAATATTTCGACCCTACAAAAGTACTTTCCAATAGAGAGTGTGGGTTACATTCATAA